In the Chroococcidiopsis sp. SAG 2025 genome, one interval contains:
- a CDS encoding Crp/Fnr family transcriptional regulator has product MSYVQPIYRNRDDVTISPAIPTKLQFQRRDRLPENQEVLWQIESGVARSITWSHEGELVCLGYWGAGDVVGHALSRVQPYEIHCLTNVEVSRWNRNQWVQLTDAIVHHQQQTEELLSIIHINPISQKLWQLLVWLSQKFGRNVDNGQTLELPLTHQQLAQTLGTSRVTVTRVLQQLEAEGKIRRQRRRLVVT; this is encoded by the coding sequence ATGAGCTACGTCCAGCCTATTTATCGCAACCGAGATGATGTAACGATATCTCCAGCGATCCCAACTAAGTTACAGTTTCAACGCCGCGATCGCTTACCAGAAAATCAAGAAGTTTTATGGCAAATTGAATCCGGGGTTGCCCGCAGCATTACTTGGAGTCATGAAGGTGAGTTGGTTTGCTTGGGCTACTGGGGAGCGGGAGATGTTGTAGGACATGCACTGTCACGAGTGCAGCCCTACGAAATCCACTGTCTAACAAATGTAGAAGTCAGTCGCTGGAACCGCAATCAGTGGGTGCAATTAACAGATGCGATCGTTCACCACCAGCAGCAAACTGAAGAACTACTGAGCATTATTCATATCAATCCTATATCTCAAAAATTGTGGCAGCTCCTGGTGTGGTTGAGTCAAAAATTCGGTCGTAATGTTGACAACGGGCAGACGCTTGAGCTGCCACTCACCCATCAACAGTTGGCTCAGACGCTGGGTACGAGCCGAGTGACGGTGACTAGAGTTCTCCAGCAGTTAGAAGCAGAGGGAAAAATACGACGGCAGCGGCGGCGACTCGTTGTAACATGA